One region of Acidovorax sp. T1 genomic DNA includes:
- a CDS encoding alpha/beta hydrolase, which produces MLDLPLTFLQRPAAAGTPRPWLLVLMHGVGSNEQDLFGLSAHIPDRFHVLSLRAPNRMGPGSHAWFDFSVAPGGARSINEPQEAASRALVAQTVEAASAQLGIPPERIVVGGFSQGGIMALSLLLTRPELLHAAMVWHSRLLAQVVPLQAPSDALRGKKLWLSHGTHDNVIPLANAQAIAQHMAALPVSVSYHEFPGAHEIRPSELAATVAWLESLSTTPAPY; this is translated from the coding sequence ATGCTTGATTTACCGCTCACTTTTTTGCAACGCCCAGCTGCTGCTGGCACTCCCCGACCCTGGCTGCTGGTGCTGATGCATGGCGTGGGCAGCAACGAGCAGGATCTGTTTGGCCTGTCTGCGCACATTCCTGACCGCTTTCATGTGCTGAGCCTGCGCGCGCCCAACCGCATGGGGCCGGGCTCGCATGCATGGTTTGATTTCTCGGTCGCGCCCGGTGGCGCCCGCAGCATCAACGAGCCCCAAGAGGCCGCCAGCCGCGCCCTGGTGGCGCAGACGGTGGAGGCGGCCTCGGCCCAGCTGGGCATTCCGCCCGAGCGCATCGTGGTGGGGGGCTTCAGCCAGGGCGGCATCATGGCCTTGTCGCTGCTGTTGACGCGGCCCGAGTTGCTGCATGCCGCCATGGTCTGGCACAGCCGCCTGCTGGCGCAGGTGGTGCCGCTGCAGGCACCGTCCGATGCCTTGCGCGGCAAGAAGCTGTGGCTGAGCCACGGCACGCACGACAACGTGATTCCGCTGGCCAACGCCCAGGCCATTGCGCAGCACATGGCAGCGCTGCCCGTGTCGGTGAGCTACCACGAGTTCCCGGGCGCGCACGAGATCCGCCCGTCCGAGTTGGCCGCCACAGTGGCCTGGCTGGAGTCACTCTCGACCACCCCCGCGCCGTATTGA
- a CDS encoding UDP-2,3-diacylglucosamine diphosphatase has protein sequence MTTTVPRFEELAAPSHWRTVDFISDLHLQASEPATVAAWQHYLQTTTADALFILGDLFEVWVGDDAMFEPGSFEAQGCAALQAAAQRLPVYFMHGNRDFLAGPAFLAHCGITGLADPTVLVFGGQRFVLSHGDLLCLDDVDYQRFRVQARSAPWQERFLAQPLAVRRAQARGIRQASEARKQSGAIYADVDGPTAIAWLNAAHAHTLIHGHTHQPARHTLAPGLQRVVLSDWDAAAHPPRAEVLRLTAAGLERVAPPPCPMS, from the coding sequence GTGACCACGACCGTGCCCCGGTTCGAGGAGCTTGCCGCTCCTTCGCACTGGCGCACGGTCGATTTCATTTCGGACCTGCACCTGCAGGCCAGCGAGCCCGCCACCGTGGCCGCCTGGCAGCACTATCTGCAGACCACCACGGCCGACGCCCTTTTCATCCTGGGCGACCTGTTCGAGGTGTGGGTGGGCGATGACGCCATGTTTGAGCCCGGCAGTTTTGAAGCCCAGGGCTGCGCGGCCCTGCAAGCCGCAGCACAACGCCTGCCCGTGTATTTCATGCACGGCAACCGCGATTTTCTGGCGGGGCCGGCGTTCCTTGCGCACTGCGGCATCACCGGCCTGGCGGACCCGACAGTGCTGGTCTTCGGTGGCCAGCGATTCGTGCTCAGCCATGGCGACCTGCTGTGCCTGGACGATGTGGACTACCAGCGCTTTCGCGTGCAGGCGCGCAGTGCCCCGTGGCAAGAGCGCTTTCTGGCGCAGCCCCTGGCCGTGCGCCGGGCGCAGGCACGCGGCATCCGGCAAGCGAGCGAAGCGCGCAAGCAGTCGGGCGCCATCTACGCCGATGTGGATGGCCCCACTGCCATCGCCTGGCTTAATGCCGCCCATGCGCACACCCTCATCCACGGCCACACCCACCAACCCGCGCGCCACACCCTGGCCCCTGGCCTGCAGCGGGTGGTACTGAGCGACTGGGACGCCGCCGCCCACCCGCCGCGCGCCGAGGTGCTGCGCCTGACCGCTGCAGGCCTGGAACGCGTGGCCCCGCCCCCATGCCCCATGTCCTGA
- a CDS encoding nucleotidyltransferase family protein: protein MRPSEALSLHRSQIREIALRHRVSSVRVFGSALHGDDTADSDLDLLVEPTAQTTLMDIGAIRFELKQLLGMEVDVLTPNSLPASFRDQVLREAMAV from the coding sequence ATGCGCCCCTCCGAAGCCCTTTCCCTCCACCGCTCGCAAATCCGCGAGATCGCACTGCGCCACCGCGTCAGCAGCGTGCGGGTGTTTGGCTCGGCGCTGCATGGGGACGACACGGCCGACAGCGACCTGGACCTGTTGGTAGAGCCCACCGCGCAAACCACGCTGATGGACATTGGCGCGATCCGGTTTGAACTGAAGCAGTTGCTGGGCATGGAGGTGGATGTGCTCACCCCCAACAGCCTGCCCGCCAGCTTTCGGGACCAGGTGCTGCGCGAGGCGATGGCCGTATGA
- the aroQ gene encoding type II 3-dehydroquinate dehydratase, with amino-acid sequence MPVKTVFVLNGPNLNLLGTREPAVYGAQTLFDVEQLCAAVCIRHGFALRFHQSNHEGALVDWIHEAGALHAKGELAGVVLNAGAYTHTSVALLDAIKGTGVALIELHISNVHARESFRHHSYISAAAKAVMCGFGVKGYGLAIDGLAGLQE; translated from the coding sequence ATGCCTGTGAAAACCGTTTTTGTCCTGAATGGCCCCAACCTGAACCTGCTGGGCACGCGCGAACCCGCCGTGTATGGCGCCCAGACGCTGTTCGATGTAGAGCAGTTGTGCGCTGCAGTGTGCATTCGCCACGGGTTTGCGCTGCGCTTTCACCAAAGCAACCACGAGGGCGCGCTGGTGGACTGGATTCACGAGGCCGGTGCCTTGCACGCCAAGGGCGAACTGGCGGGCGTGGTGCTCAATGCCGGCGCCTACACCCACACCAGCGTGGCGCTGCTCGATGCCATCAAGGGCACGGGCGTTGCGCTGATCGAGCTGCACATCAGCAATGTGCACGCGCGCGAGAGCTTTCGCCACCACTCCTATATTTCTGCCGCCGCCAAAGCCGTGATGTGCGGTTTTGGCGTGAAGGGCTATGGCCTGGCGATTGACGGCTTGGCAGGGCTCCAGGAATGA
- a CDS encoding phospholipase D family protein — protein MAKFLSTTGTNYHLEELIKGASDRLILISPFLKLNDRMKELLADKNRLKIDVRIVYGKSELQPQEIEWLRGLTYIRTSFCKNLHAKCYMNEEMCIITSLNLYEFSQVNNNEMGILIQRSDDGQLYKDAYEEAQRIIRISDEVRISLERVASSNPEPAATPASEATGTDSETSAGDKIPSSKLAQKLGLKTAQLLDRATELGYLSQQGDKHMLTAKGEQAGVEFVAKSRFGPYFLWPQDLALN, from the coding sequence ATGGCGAAGTTTCTATCAACCACCGGCACCAACTACCACCTTGAAGAACTGATCAAAGGCGCGTCAGACCGCCTGATTCTGATCAGCCCCTTCCTCAAGCTCAACGACCGGATGAAGGAGCTGCTGGCCGATAAAAACCGCCTGAAGATTGACGTACGCATCGTCTACGGCAAAAGCGAATTGCAGCCCCAAGAGATTGAATGGCTGCGCGGCCTGACCTACATACGCACCAGTTTCTGCAAGAACTTGCACGCCAAGTGCTACATGAATGAAGAGATGTGCATCATCACCAGCCTGAATCTGTACGAATTCAGCCAGGTGAACAACAACGAGATGGGCATCCTGATTCAGCGCAGCGATGACGGGCAGCTCTACAAAGATGCTTACGAAGAGGCGCAGCGCATCATTCGCATCAGCGACGAGGTGCGCATTTCTCTGGAGCGCGTCGCCAGCAGCAATCCAGAACCTGCGGCAACGCCAGCTTCGGAAGCCACCGGCACCGACAGCGAAACATCTGCCGGCGACAAGATTCCATCGTCCAAGCTGGCCCAGAAGCTCGGGCTCAAAACGGCACAACTGCTGGACCGGGCCACTGAACTGGGCTATCTCTCGCAGCAGGGAGACAAACACATGCTCACGGCCAAGGGTGAGCAGGCTGGTGTGGAGTTTGTCGCCAAGTCCCGCTTTGGCCCTTACTTTCTGTGGCCGCAGGATCTGGCCTTGAACTGA
- a CDS encoding alpha/beta fold hydrolase, which yields MIDLSLPPEVQRLAAQAARHTTPCGAGDLVWHVWGPARPGVRPLVLLHGGSGSWTHWVRNLDALVAAGRQLWVPDLPGFGDSAAPLSGGDADALVAPLREGLQLLLGNAPCDLVGFSFGGMTAGLLLAAHPELAERLVLVGAPAMGVVPHRQFELKAWRHLTDLDEQLAIHRYNLGALMLHDPRRIDGLALQTHVANVVRDRMPRRRLAHTDILARALPQVACPVHAIYGEHDALYKSWIHQLEAAFAAAAPDFRGMHLVPNAGHWVQFEQPEAFDAALLAALA from the coding sequence ATGATCGATTTGTCACTTCCACCCGAGGTGCAGCGCCTGGCCGCCCAAGCCGCGCGCCACACCACGCCCTGCGGAGCAGGTGATCTGGTCTGGCATGTCTGGGGCCCGGCCCGGCCGGGCGTGCGCCCGCTGGTGTTGCTGCATGGCGGCAGCGGCAGCTGGACGCATTGGGTGCGCAACCTGGATGCGCTGGTGGCCGCCGGGCGCCAGCTGTGGGTGCCTGATTTGCCTGGCTTTGGTGACTCGGCGGCGCCGCTGTCGGGTGGCGATGCCGATGCGCTGGTGGCCCCCCTGCGCGAGGGGCTGCAACTGCTGCTGGGCAACGCGCCCTGCGATCTGGTGGGGTTCTCCTTTGGTGGCATGACGGCGGGCCTGCTGCTGGCGGCGCACCCCGAATTGGCCGAGCGGCTGGTGCTGGTGGGCGCGCCGGCCATGGGCGTGGTGCCCCACCGGCAGTTCGAGCTGAAAGCCTGGCGCCACCTGACCGACCTGGACGAGCAACTGGCCATCCACCGCTACAACCTGGGCGCGCTGATGCTGCACGACCCGCGCCGCATCGATGGCCTGGCCCTGCAGACGCATGTGGCCAATGTGGTGCGCGACCGCATGCCGCGCCGTCGCCTGGCGCACACCGACATCCTGGCGCGCGCGTTGCCGCAGGTGGCTTGCCCGGTGCACGCCATTTATGGCGAGCACGACGCGCTGTACAAAAGCTGGATCCACCAGCTCGAAGCGGCCTTTGCCGCGGCCGCCCCCGATTTTCGCGGCATGCACCTGGTGCCCAACGCCGGCCACTGGGTGCAGTTCGAGCAGCCCGAGGCGTTTGACGCGGCGCTGCTGGCGGCGCTGGCCTGA
- a CDS encoding DUF2322 family protein, which produces MNFADRLQQLPSASHLAALHLLGADGQVLATIENKPGQTGSLVVYAALAALYGGRITPAAASLGLEWYAEHVADARAFPGKHPNIDRLLAWAQGSESYRAQPVAA; this is translated from the coding sequence ATGAACTTCGCAGACCGCCTCCAACAACTCCCCTCCGCCAGCCACCTTGCCGCCCTGCACCTGCTGGGCGCGGACGGCCAGGTGCTCGCCACCATCGAGAACAAGCCCGGCCAGACGGGTTCGCTGGTGGTGTATGCCGCGCTGGCGGCGCTGTATGGCGGCCGCATCACGCCGGCGGCGGCCAGCTTGGGGCTGGAGTGGTATGCCGAGCATGTGGCCGATGCGCGGGCCTTTCCGGGCAAGCACCCCAACATCGACCGGCTGCTGGCCTGGGCGCAGGGCAGCGAGAGCTACCGCGCCCAGCCCGTCGCCGCGTGA
- a CDS encoding nucleotidyltransferase family protein, whose amino-acid sequence MRPSQALRQHREAVCLAAARYRVVNPRVFGSALRGDDSDGSDLDLLVDALPGTTLLDLGGLQDELQELLGVQVDVLTLKDLPARFRDIVAQEARPV is encoded by the coding sequence ATGCGCCCTTCCCAAGCCCTCCGCCAGCACCGTGAAGCCGTTTGCCTTGCAGCAGCGCGCTACCGCGTAGTGAACCCTCGGGTATTTGGTTCCGCGCTGCGGGGGGATGACAGCGATGGCAGCGATCTGGACTTGTTGGTGGACGCTCTGCCCGGAACCACGCTGCTGGATCTGGGTGGTCTGCAAGACGAACTGCAGGAGTTGCTGGGCGTGCAGGTCGATGTGCTCACCCTCAAGGACTTGCCAGCCAGGTTCCGGGATATTGTTGCCCAGGAAGCCCGGCCTGTATGA
- a CDS encoding DODA-type extradiol aromatic ring-opening family dioxygenase, whose protein sequence is MTTSAPVTSHVPSTTVVPTLYVSHGAPLFALDAGETGPALTRWGQGLRAQFPALRGVVVMSPHWMARTPQVMTGPQPATWHDFGGFPPALYQLQYPAPGAPALAQEVLALLQAAGVVAQGDAQRPFDHGAWVPLMHLFPEADLPVVQVALPVGAGPAEVYAMGAALRGLRSQGVLVLGSGSMTHNLSEFFGGAREPAPYVLEFSRWIESALARGDLKALLNYRSLAPHAERAHPTDDHFLPLFFALGAAGDDLHANYLSREVMYSMLAMDAFALQPAV, encoded by the coding sequence ATGACCACTTCTGCCCCTGTCACCAGCCATGTCCCCAGCACCACCGTTGTTCCGACACTGTATGTCTCGCACGGCGCGCCCTTGTTTGCGTTGGACGCCGGCGAAACCGGCCCCGCGCTCACCCGCTGGGGCCAGGGCCTGCGTGCGCAGTTTCCGGCGCTGCGCGGAGTGGTCGTCATGTCGCCGCACTGGATGGCCCGCACCCCGCAGGTCATGACCGGCCCGCAACCGGCCACCTGGCACGACTTTGGCGGTTTTCCGCCCGCGCTGTACCAGCTGCAATACCCCGCGCCCGGCGCCCCCGCGCTGGCGCAAGAGGTGCTGGCCCTGCTGCAGGCCGCTGGCGTGGTGGCCCAGGGCGATGCGCAGCGCCCGTTTGACCACGGCGCCTGGGTGCCGCTGATGCACCTGTTCCCCGAGGCCGACCTGCCCGTCGTGCAGGTGGCGCTGCCCGTGGGCGCCGGCCCCGCCGAGGTCTATGCCATGGGCGCCGCACTGCGCGGCCTGCGCAGCCAGGGCGTGCTGGTGCTGGGGTCGGGCAGCATGACGCACAACCTGTCCGAATTTTTTGGCGGGGCGCGCGAGCCCGCGCCCTATGTGCTCGAATTCAGCCGCTGGATCGAATCGGCCCTTGCGCGCGGCGACCTGAAGGCGCTGCTCAACTACCGCAGCCTGGCGCCCCACGCCGAGCGCGCCCACCCCACCGATGACCATTTCCTGCCGCTGTTCTTTGCACTGGGTGCCGCCGGCGACGATTTGCACGCCAACTACCTGAGCCGCGAGGTGATGTACAGCATGCTGGCGATGGATGCTTTTGCATTGCAGCCAGCGGTCTGA
- a CDS encoding HepT-like ribonuclease domain-containing protein produces the protein MTVNRLADYLDHMRQAIADAQSFTEGMAQADFEQDKRTQQAVVMSLIVLGEAATKVMDQHSAFAAEHSHIPWRSMRGMRNRIAHGYFDINLEVVWDTVQTALPTLKTQLDALPSI, from the coding sequence ATGACCGTGAACCGGTTGGCGGATTATCTGGACCATATGCGCCAGGCCATTGCCGACGCGCAATCGTTCACCGAAGGCATGGCCCAGGCGGATTTCGAGCAAGACAAGCGCACCCAGCAAGCGGTGGTCATGAGCCTTATCGTTCTGGGTGAAGCGGCCACCAAGGTGATGGATCAGCATTCCGCTTTTGCGGCAGAGCACAGCCACATCCCTTGGCGCAGCATGCGTGGCATGCGCAACCGCATTGCCCACGGCTACTTTGATATCAATCTTGAGGTGGTGTGGGACACCGTTCAAACCGCCTTGCCGACTTTAAAGACTCAGCTCGACGCCTTGCCGTCAATTTGA
- a CDS encoding zeta toxin family protein has translation MTDTEPRAIIIAGPNGAGKTTFAREFLPREAQCPVFVNADLIAAGLSPFAPEVAAIKAGRIMLAEIDDHVAHRRSFALETTLSGRAYAAKLLHWRALGYHVSLFFLQLPTAEMAIERVRLRVTQGGHNIPDDVVRRRFDAGLTQFEKTYKPIVNAWFLYNNQHHQPVLLAKGVNP, from the coding sequence ATGACTGACACCGAGCCGCGCGCCATCATCATTGCAGGCCCCAACGGTGCCGGCAAAACAACCTTTGCGCGCGAGTTTTTGCCCAGGGAGGCTCAGTGTCCGGTGTTTGTGAATGCCGATCTGATTGCGGCTGGCCTGTCGCCGTTTGCACCCGAAGTCGCCGCCATCAAGGCGGGGCGCATCATGCTGGCGGAAATTGATGACCACGTTGCACATCGCCGCAGCTTTGCATTGGAAACGACGTTGTCGGGGCGGGCTTATGCAGCGAAGTTGCTGCATTGGCGTGCACTGGGTTACCACGTCAGCCTTTTCTTCTTGCAACTACCAACCGCTGAAATGGCCATTGAGCGGGTGCGGTTGCGGGTGACCCAGGGCGGGCATAACATCCCCGACGATGTTGTTCGACGGCGGTTCGATGCGGGACTGACCCAGTTTGAGAAGACCTACAAACCCATCGTCAACGCCTGGTTTCTGTACAACAACCAGCATCACCAACCTGTGTTGCTGGCCAAAGGAGTTAACCCATGA
- a CDS encoding GIY-YIG nuclease family protein, which translates to MLRPQTIQIFLPTGDPRGMRVAEITTRIVRVIEVPRSQLADFLKLPESQQVGVYFLMGDLSDAGLPRAYVGQSGNVGNRLVQHNQNKDFWNRALVVISLTNSLTQTHAMFLEWFAIAEATKAGRYSLENGNTGSQPYTPAPLQADCYEIHETAATLLATLGQPVFEPLTQTATMSNGKPQPAELFYCKGPDANGVGEYTSEGFVVLKGSTARVGNVASIQGSSQERFREQLVTDGVLQLQGTQYVFTRDYLFTSPSMAAIAVLGRSANGWMEWKTDKGQTLDGAKRQAVNATS; encoded by the coding sequence ATGTTGCGCCCTCAAACCATCCAGATTTTCCTACCTACGGGAGACCCGCGTGGCATGCGTGTGGCAGAGATCACCACCCGCATTGTTCGGGTAATCGAAGTACCGCGCAGCCAATTGGCGGACTTTCTGAAGCTGCCAGAGTCGCAACAGGTCGGCGTGTATTTTTTGATGGGCGATCTGTCAGACGCTGGCTTGCCTCGCGCATACGTTGGTCAATCTGGCAATGTTGGTAACCGGCTGGTACAACACAACCAGAACAAAGATTTCTGGAACCGCGCACTCGTGGTTATCTCCCTTACAAACAGTCTTACCCAGACACATGCCATGTTTCTGGAATGGTTCGCCATTGCTGAGGCGACTAAAGCGGGACGCTACAGTTTGGAGAATGGCAACACTGGCTCACAGCCGTACACCCCTGCGCCGCTACAAGCCGATTGCTATGAGATTCATGAAACAGCAGCTACTTTGCTGGCCACATTAGGCCAGCCGGTGTTTGAACCGCTGACTCAAACAGCCACAATGAGCAACGGCAAACCACAACCCGCCGAGCTGTTCTACTGCAAGGGCCCCGATGCCAACGGTGTAGGTGAATACACATCTGAAGGCTTTGTTGTGCTCAAGGGCTCGACGGCTCGCGTTGGCAACGTGGCATCCATTCAGGGCTCATCACAAGAACGCTTCCGAGAGCAACTAGTGACCGACGGTGTCCTGCAACTGCAAGGCACGCAATATGTGTTCACCCGAGACTATTTATTCACTAGTCCCAGCATGGCAGCAATTGCTGTGCTCGGGCGCTCAGCCAATGGTTGGATGGAGTGGAAAACAGACAAAGGACAAACGTTGGATGGCGCTAAGCGGCAAGCAGTGAATGCAACAAGCTGA
- a CDS encoding zinc-dependent peptidase, whose translation MPHVLTKLWHRLRATVAPVPAISATLWLQTLQRYPFLAALPLHDQSKLRALSALFLHHKQFHGAHGLVVTDAMAIDIAAQACLPLLHWGDAAAALGWYGDFVGIVVHPGEAVARRQTVDQAGVVHEHTEVLLGEAMERGPIMLSWQHVANATENTTRGHNVVVHEFVHKLDMRSGAPNGCPPLPAGFMGTRTARAAHEAWWAAWEPAYADFRERVIMAERFGAAQPWLDAYGATAPAEFFAVACEAYFVNRARFAQEFPALMPVLDAFFRPGLPQPD comes from the coding sequence ATGCCCCATGTCCTGACAAAACTCTGGCACCGGCTGCGCGCCACCGTGGCGCCCGTGCCGGCTATCTCGGCCACGCTCTGGCTGCAAACCCTGCAGCGCTACCCGTTTCTGGCCGCCCTGCCGCTGCACGACCAGTCCAAGCTGCGCGCGCTCAGCGCCCTCTTTTTGCACCACAAGCAGTTCCACGGCGCCCATGGCCTGGTGGTGACCGACGCCATGGCCATCGACATCGCCGCGCAGGCCTGCCTGCCGCTGCTGCACTGGGGCGACGCGGCCGCAGCCCTGGGCTGGTATGGCGATTTTGTGGGCATCGTGGTGCATCCGGGCGAGGCCGTGGCGCGCCGCCAGACGGTGGACCAAGCCGGCGTGGTGCACGAGCACACCGAGGTGCTGCTGGGCGAAGCCATGGAGCGCGGCCCCATCATGCTCAGCTGGCAACATGTGGCCAATGCCACCGAGAACACCACGCGCGGCCACAACGTGGTGGTGCACGAGTTTGTGCACAAGCTCGACATGCGCAGTGGCGCCCCCAACGGCTGCCCGCCCCTGCCAGCAGGCTTCATGGGCACCCGCACGGCCCGGGCCGCGCATGAAGCATGGTGGGCGGCCTGGGAGCCGGCCTATGCCGATTTTCGCGAACGCGTGATCATGGCCGAGCGCTTTGGCGCCGCGCAGCCTTGGCTGGATGCCTATGGCGCCACCGCGCCCGCCGAGTTTTTCGCGGTGGCGTGCGAGGCGTATTTTGTGAACCGGGCGCGGTTTGCACAGGAGTTTCCGGCGCTGATGCCGGTGCTGGATGCGTTCTTCCGGCCTGGGCTGCCCCAGCCGGATTGA
- a CDS encoding glutamine--tRNA ligase/YqeY domain fusion protein: protein MSTPTPANTTPAAHAAATEAVKPSHFLRQIIEADLDKGTYATRRWAGNPGDAAHHAAGQPDSAKIRTRFPPEPNGYLHIGHAKSICINFGLARDYGGVCHLRFDDTNPEKEDTEYVNSIIDAVKWLGFDWNGAPNAAPYQASDYFGFMYRAAEYLIEAGHAYVDEQTAEQMRINRGDFGKPGINSPFRARTPAENLRIFREMRDGKHEDGSMVLRAKIDMASPNINMRDPAIYRIRRATHHNTGDTWCIYPMYTYAHPIEDALEQITHSLCTLEFEDQRPFYDWLLERLIETTKLPDGRVVGGLLASPPPRQYEFARLNLTYVITSKRKLAQLVYDHKVSGWDDPRMPTIVGLRRRGYTPASLQTFAERIGVTKSDSWIDYSTLEGCLREDLELKAHRGMAVLNPVKLVLTNWDDVMGTGHLEPCSLPALPHAAEGVEVPTRHFTIGKEVWIEREDFEEVPPKGYKRLFPGNKVRLKGGYVIECTGCTKDAAGNITEVLATVVPDTKSGTPGADSVKVKAAITWVGVADGVSAEVRMYDRLFLEAHPDAGGKDFIESLNPNSLKVVTAIVEPSLANAKPDDKFQFERHGYFVADRVDHKAEKPVFNLAVGLKDSWGK, encoded by the coding sequence ATGAGCACCCCCACCCCTGCCAACACCACACCCGCCGCCCACGCCGCAGCCACCGAAGCCGTCAAACCCAGTCACTTTTTGCGCCAGATCATCGAAGCCGATCTGGACAAAGGCACCTACGCCACCCGCCGCTGGGCCGGCAACCCCGGCGACGCCGCCCACCACGCGGCAGGCCAGCCCGACTCGGCGAAGATCCGCACCCGCTTCCCCCCCGAGCCCAACGGCTACCTGCACATCGGCCACGCCAAAAGCATCTGCATCAACTTTGGCCTGGCGCGCGACTACGGCGGCGTGTGCCACCTGCGCTTTGACGACACCAACCCCGAAAAAGAAGACACCGAATACGTCAACAGCATCATCGACGCTGTGAAATGGCTGGGCTTTGACTGGAACGGCGCACCCAACGCCGCCCCCTACCAGGCCAGCGACTACTTCGGTTTCATGTACCGCGCCGCCGAGTATCTGATCGAAGCCGGCCACGCCTATGTGGACGAGCAAACCGCCGAGCAAATGCGCATCAACCGGGGCGACTTCGGCAAACCCGGCATCAACAGCCCCTTCCGCGCCCGCACCCCGGCCGAAAACCTGCGCATCTTCCGCGAAATGCGCGACGGCAAGCATGAAGATGGATCGATGGTGCTGCGCGCCAAGATCGACATGGCCAGCCCCAACATCAACATGCGCGACCCGGCCATCTACCGCATCCGCCGCGCCACGCACCACAACACGGGCGACACCTGGTGCATCTACCCCATGTACACCTACGCGCACCCCATTGAAGATGCGCTGGAGCAGATCACCCACAGCCTGTGCACGCTGGAGTTTGAAGACCAGCGCCCGTTTTATGACTGGCTGCTGGAGCGCCTGATTGAAACGACAAAACTACCCGACGGGCGGGTAGTGGGCGGCCTGCTGGCCAGCCCGCCCCCCCGCCAGTACGAATTTGCGCGCCTGAACCTCACTTACGTCATCACCAGCAAGCGCAAGCTGGCTCAGCTGGTGTACGACCACAAGGTGAGCGGCTGGGACGACCCCCGCATGCCAACAATAGTCGGACTGCGCCGCCGTGGCTACACCCCAGCCTCCCTCCAGACCTTTGCCGAACGCATCGGCGTCACCAAATCCGACAGCTGGATCGACTACAGCACCCTGGAAGGCTGCCTGCGCGAAGACCTGGAACTCAAGGCCCACCGTGGCATGGCCGTGCTCAACCCCGTCAAGCTGGTGCTGACCAACTGGGACGACGTGATGGGCACCGGCCACCTGGAGCCCTGCAGCCTGCCCGCCCTGCCGCATGCAGCGGAAGGCGTAGAAGTGCCCACGCGCCACTTCACCATCGGCAAAGAAGTGTGGATCGAACGCGAAGACTTTGAGGAAGTGCCCCCCAAGGGCTACAAGCGACTCTTCCCCGGCAACAAGGTGCGCCTGAAGGGCGGCTACGTCATCGAATGCACCGGCTGCACCAAAGACGCGGCAGGAAACATCACCGAAGTGCTGGCCACCGTGGTGCCCGACACCAAGAGCGGCACCCCCGGCGCCGACAGCGTCAAGGTCAAGGCCGCCATCACCTGGGTGGGCGTGGCCGACGGCGTGAGCGCCGAAGTGCGCATGTACGACCGTTTGTTCCTGGAAGCCCACCCCGACGCGGGCGGCAAGGACTTCATTGAAAGCCTGAACCCGAACAGCCTGAAGGTGGTGACGGCCATCGTGGAGCCGTCATTGGCCAATGCCAAGCCGGACGACAAGTTTCAGTTTGAGCGGCATGGGTACTTTGTGGCGGACCGGGTGGACCACAAGGCGGAGAAGCCGGTGTTTAACTTGGCGGTGGGGTTGAAGGATTCGTGGGGCAAGTGA
- the arfB gene encoding alternative ribosome rescue aminoacyl-tRNA hydrolase ArfB: MTAALLQVAEAEVEFTAMRAQGAGGQNVNKVSSAVHLRFDVGASSLPDDVKERLLCLRDTRITQDGVVVIKAQQYRSQEQNRADALDRLNALVQSVAQPPRTRRATKPTYGSRQRRLQAKTQRGETKALRGKVRD; encoded by the coding sequence ATGACCGCCGCGCTGCTGCAGGTGGCCGAAGCCGAGGTGGAGTTCACGGCCATGCGTGCCCAGGGCGCTGGTGGCCAGAATGTCAACAAGGTGTCGAGCGCGGTGCACCTGCGCTTTGATGTGGGCGCCTCGTCGCTGCCCGACGATGTCAAAGAGCGCCTGCTGTGCCTGCGCGACACCCGCATCACGCAAGACGGCGTGGTGGTCATCAAGGCCCAGCAATACCGCAGCCAGGAGCAAAACCGGGCCGACGCACTCGATCGGTTGAATGCGCTGGTGCAATCGGTGGCGCAGCCGCCGCGCACGCGCCGTGCCACCAAGCCCACCTATGGCTCCCGCCAGCGGCGGTTGCAGGCCAAAACCCAGCGCGGCGAAACCAAGGCCTTGCGGGGGAAGGTGCGCGACTGA